The genomic stretch ATTCAAATCATGTCACATCGTGTGGGACTGCGGTTTCTCCCATTCAGTTTGCCTTACATGCTTTTCTCTGCTGTGTGCACTTAGTGACCTGCATGTAAAAGTGTGTGGGTGCGCTGGAAAACTCTGACCTCTCCAGGCTGCCAACTGGCATTGCATCCCTtatattcagattcagattcagattcagacgactttattgatcccaagaagggcaattcaattcacagcttaccccatcacaaacacacacagacagacaacatcCAGACAAACATACAAAATGTAATGTCAATCACAGATCAGTAAAACTGACAAACAGAGGTCGGCAGataagttaataaaatataataaataagtaataaaatagataaaaagagaaaagaaatagaTGATAAATAGACATTGTTACATTCCTAAGATTTCATTCAATGTTTTATTACTGACAGCGAGTATTTCACATCATTCTACATCTTTTTAAGCatttcttctttatttcttttgctaCTTTTCTTTCATCTTTGTACAAAAAAACCTTCCATTTCAAGATGTAGAAGAAGAAAACTGCACAAGGACGATCTGGTTTCTCAGCAGCTAAAATGACCTGAACAAGGtgtcaaatgtttttctttgaaAGACACCCAGTGGCTGATATATTTGTGGCTGTGATTCACCCACATTTTATTCCTCATCACctctgctttaaaacaaatacccACCTTTTGGAAGCACACATTCTTTCTCAATATGCGTTTACTTGTGTGTCCATTTATGCAAACGGATACATTAAATCAGTTTTTGCGTACGTGATTTTTGTGGAGCTTTGTGTCTCTGCATCGGCGTGGGTGTGTGATACATGATTCCCTAACCAATCGCATACCCACGTCACAGTGAGGGCCGCATCTATAAAACCACTGTGTATTTATGCATAAATTTGAGAaaagaacgagagagagagagaagagtaaCAGAGCTGTTGAACTTTGCTGCCTGATACTGCTGACGCTGAAGAAAGAAGCTGAAAGATGAAGACTTTGGTCATCTTGGTTCTCTGCTCCCTGGCTGTCATCTGTCTGACTTCAGGTAAGAAGTAGAAAAGATCATTATTAtagtgtattattatattatttcaaGTATATCTGcaaacaaagtttaaaaaatactactactactaataaagGTCCGGACAACTGACTTGTTATTCATATTTATCCCCTCAGATGCCTCCACCGGCTCCCAGCCTGCTGACAGCCCCGCTCAGGAGGGTAAGATTATGATTCAGCAATATTgtttttgactgtttgatcaatGTCACATTAATATGTGACATATTTGAGTCAGTTTGAGTGGAAAACGTTTCCACatgaaacagtaaaataatttAACAGATTATTAGTTTAACATTTAGTTTAATACTAATCTGATTTCTTAAATTGAtggttcatttatttttttattatttcattgttttgtgattataaaattattttatgTATGATATTCAGCCATGGCACCCGTGAGACCTCGGTCTCAATGGGTCTTTTGCTAAATAAaggtttaatatatatatataatctgttcaaaatgtaccttaaaagggagatttgtcaagtatttaatactcttatcaacatgggagtggacaaatatgcggctttatgcaaatatatgtatatatttattattggaaatcaattaacaacacaaaacaatgacaaatattgtccataaaccctcccaggtactgcatttagcataaaacataatgttcaaatcataacatggtaaactgcagcccaacaggcaacaacagctgtcagtgtgtcagtgtgctgacttgactatgacttgccccaaactgcatgtgattattataaagtgggcatgtctgtaaaggggagactcgtgggtacccatagaacccattttcattcacatatgatgaggtcagaggtcaagggacccctttgaaaatgtccatgcttgtttttcctccccaaaatttagaATAAGTTCTGAGCATTATTTAGAagctacaagctagtatgatatgattggtaccaatggattccttaggttttctaatttcatatgatggcatacattgacagccctaatatatatacacacacaaacttatAGAATATTGATAAAGACAGTTTAAACATATATTTCAGTCTTCCACACGCTGCATTAAATCTACATTAATCCATATTTTAACACTGATTTCTGCTGAGTTGCTAGGTTGAATCTTTCACATGCATTTGATTTAAGTTGATTGATAgacattttgtgtgtttaaatacaattaaaaaaacagttatgTTAAATGTGCAGGTCTGTTTGTGGAGAGGGAGCAGGCCTCCGAGGTGGTGAGGCAGAAGAGAGCTGCCGGACAGTTATCCCTGACTCAGCTGGAGAGGTACAGTGTGTCCCTCCAATAGCATACAGCATGTGCTTTTTAATCTAACGTTAATCTAACATTTTTGACTCAagaattacacagaaagttctCTATGTATAACTTGAAGAACCGTCTGTATGAATAGCATCTATGTTGCCTCTCTGTGGTCGTgtcactttctctctgtctccactcAGCCTGAGAGAAGTGTGTGAGGCCAACCTGGGTTGTGAGGACATGATGGACACGCAGGGAATCATCGCCGCCTACACCGCCTACTACGGACCAATCCCCTATTAGACGCCAAACCACTGCAACTGATTTTCTTTGCAGttaagccaaaaaaaaaaagcatgagtaaacaaaaaaaagtgtgcCAGTATGTCAAAGTCTTGCACAAAGTGAGAAAAGTGGGGATAATATCTGCATGGGAATTTTATGTTTCCATCCTGCACATAATTGTCTCTGTAATTATATTATTTCTGTAAGTCTGTAGAGTAGTGtgatgaaattaaataaagatgAATAAAGCTCTGCTGTGTGTGCTCTTTTATAACCTGGGACTCTGGATATAAAACATGCACTTACTACTGGAACTGCTTTGACAACTTGTGGCCACTAGATGTCCCTGTTGATCATGACATATCATAAAGTGAAGAAGCATTTACTGGACTATAAGAGATACATATTACTCACTTTTGTCCTCAAGAAAATCAAAAATATGCCGACTTTGTCTCCTTGAGGTTTGCTTGGTTGTGAAGTGTCACGTAGTTCACATAATCTGTTTTCCTCCTGAATATTTGTAAATCTGCCAACtcgaggaagagagagaaaacaagttATCAACTGTGCAACTTAAGATCCTCGGCTTCTAGATAAGAGATTAGAATCAAAGAATAACAGAGATAAGAAACATATGAATCAGGCCAACATCAgacctctttctctcactcttctCTGTTTTCTTCCTCATGTAACAGGGTCATTATGAACCCTATATCTATCTTGTTCACTGGTTTTTATAATTACACAAAATTGATCTGGTTACAGTTTATCTTGACTGAGAGAACCTCCAAACTCCAGTATATGTGAAGTTCAGAGCCCCTCCtccatttcttcttctgtggtcccTGCTATAAATCCCCGCTCCCCTTTTGTGCAGTTATCCTGTGGGAGAGGTGGCTGTCATTTGTTTTGGTCCATTTATTATCCTTATCCATCCCATTAATTATCGtactgttttgtttatatttttgtttcctataatgttaaaaaaaaggtctATCCAAACCTGTCAATATATTGATTTCAACGAACTTGCATTTAAAAATAGTTGTTTTAAGAGTAAATGCTGCTAGTTTAAAGTTACGGCGAGTTCAGCTAACTTCCGTTTTGTATACTGTAATCGTGTATGTAGGAGCTGTAGCGGGTGGTAGATTTAACATGGAGGTTTTGTTTTCCTGTGTGTTTATCTGGtatgttttactgtatatttgacTTTATTCCAGGGTTAATATTTTTGCCACTGTGCTTGCCCTTTTGTACAATTATCCTGTGGGAGAGGAACTTGAGCGGGCGATAGATTTAACATGGAGGATCTGTTTCCCTGTGTGTTTATCAGAATGAACAGAGGCCAACTATGGAGAGATCCCGGTGTCACGGCAACTTTGCTATCTAACCAACACAACGCAAAGTCCACCGGTTACACTTCTGCACCTGAAGGCTTGGACCTTTTCATTGTgaagaaataaaatgtgaaaacaatagaTCTGCGCCTCTTGACATTTGTCCGTCTAGAGATCTTACGTCCTGACCCGTCCTCGGGCTGGTGTGATGCGCACGGCACAGTGcagggcagatgaaaaagtgtgagaaagagttacatgggtgaaaagtgtatttctttctttatttgttcatttgttaccttaatgcagaaaatgagattTTTTAGAGGGggaccagcgccccccagaatATGGCGCCCtataggcgaccgcctatagcCTATTCCTTAAGGCAGCCCTGCCAAACAAAGGGCCAAACCTTTATTTGATATGCACACATGTCCTTTACGTTTGGCTTGGATAAGATATTAAAGACGATTTTTTCTTCAAAGCTTATTTTGATCATATTTCGCTGACATTCAGCAAAACCCACCGCCTCTGATCCAACAACTGATGTTTCTACAGTTGATAGATACCTCTTGAATTCAGagtaaatacacttttcacagTGGCTCCACATATAAACCAGATACTGAAAGTGGATATTAAGTTTGGTTTATTCTTTTCCTTTAAACATTACACAAATCACGAGCCTCTGTGGCACATTTTATGGAGACCTGGGGATATTTTTTCTTGCCTGAAACTGCCTCTTGTGAAGTGTAGCCTGTTAATCTGTTTTGTTGCAGCTGTCAGGGGTGCGGCGAGGCTCTGCAACATACTGGCCTTGATGCTTACAGACCTGGAGTATCTAGACAAACAAGTCTGTTACGGACTCCAGTCTCCTTACCTttgtcagtttttgtttttcttcactaATGCAAAAGGACAGTACATTCAACTGTGGTGTGACGGagataacagagagagaaacagagaagagGGGGAGCTTTGTAACATTTTATAGTTACTTTATTAGCATAAAAAGCTAAATGACACATAACCCAATGAATACTTTAATGTGTGATGAACACTATTATTAATATGTCATTTGGACAAAATAAAGCTTGATTATTcaagaagatcgataccactcatAAAATGTAGCCAAAGCCAGCagcgtaatattacgattttgtttctcataaagttatgactttattctcgtaatgttactacttttttctcgtaatattacgacttcattctggaaatctctgatgttttttccctcaatgtggccctaatactctgtagtacatttgcactttgaccctcactgcattagacttatatactatatacttagactataaactgtgttaccttcatcacactgctcaaatgttttgcgactccagacagattttcttttttttgtttttgcctaaaatggctcttttgatagtaaaggttgccgacccctggcttagcacaaagactggaaacagggggaaacagctagcctggctctgaaGCCTCCGCTGGTTGTCACACTGCAGTTGATTGTTAATTGGGGAGCTTTAGAGGGGCTGGTTGGCAAATTGTGTTCCCTCTGgatagagccaggctagctgtttccccatgtttccagtctttatgctaagcggCTGGATGTGGCTTCATGTTTTCTTTATAAACTTGTTGTCAATCTTCTTGTCCAAATAAGGCTTTGTGTGATTCTAATGAAGTGGTTATTTCCTTATCCGAAAGGGAATAATCAAAACCTCttttcccccaccctctggagATCCCCATGCCAGCGTTTACCACACACTGTATAGTATCACTGTGATCAAGGAAGTACCTTTCACTTGATGACAAGAGTTGTGACAGGTAGCATGTGAGTCACTATGTTGGCAGtaaagtttgttttgttttcagtccAGCTGCTGGCTGAGCTGCTGAACCCACTAACATAATACCATGACAGATTGTGAAATATCTTGTGTAGTCAGTATtccttttatatttatatatatatgtatatataggcCTAGTGTAAGGATCTCAGTCTCTTGTGAGGCATTTGTATTGAAGATTGCTGCTTTATTCCTCCAATTTCATCCAAGTTGTAGCTTATATTGACACCGAAATTTCATAATTGCTAACATTTTTTACATAAGAGTTGTAAGATTCATGTATTTTAGTTTgttctatttattattgttttgaaCAGATCAGAACTTCCGACGTTTCATCTCTAGCGCCATTATCAGGTCAAATTTTGAATTTTccagtactttggtttatgaccaaatacctgcaaaatgaataacattcccatcagcatCAGCTGGAGGCTACTTTGTGTTGTATGCTGATTGCTAACCTAACATGGTAAACATGATAAACATTTGAACATGaaatacttaaaggtgctaaacacgggattgggagcatttctattgcctctcaacggctctcaataTGGCGACAGCGAGCCAGCTGCGACAACGCCGTTGATTGGGGcagtgttatcagctgtaaccgctgtatgagagcagtgcagagcggcggccgtgagctagccagtggggcacgcttcCATGCACTAAAAGCTcgcacggccggcccggctatgtcaacaaagtatGGAGAAGTTCAAATTAGgctactcattatgcagaacatAATAATGACCCCTgtcagtgtattattattattattactggatcattattattgatgcattaacatgAAAGCCATCATTTTAATGTCGTAATTGATGGAGGTGTAGCTAATTTGAACTGTTTTATATATTGTTGGGTGTTTAATCTATAACAgtgtattgtgttttaaagctgatcatactgtatgttttgcaTGTAAGTTCCTTATCTAAATATTTAACTAGCAACTGTGTCTGTTAAATAACTGCAGAGGagtaaaaaatactttattttcctctgaaatgtgCTACAGTGGAAGTACAAAGTAGTAtcaaatgttaataatgaagcACAAGTAGCTCAAAATTGTAGTTACTTTTCACCTGTTATTGTTTGCTCTGAAATTGCCGAGTAACttctttaactttaaaaacacataGGCCTATATCCTAAATAAACAGACTTGTAAGTGTACTTCAACATGTTGCCCCACACCTCGCCCTATTTCTCGTATAACGTGTTTGTCTGCAATGAAGTCCCATTGAGTCATCATCAGGAAACAATCCTTTATAAGACTCCACCCAACCTGCCGCTGACACCTTGTTCATGTGTGATCTCAGTGCTACGACAGACATTCGGTCACCACGATGGACCTGTTAACGTTTGAGAGGGAGAACATTGAGCGTATCCAGGCGGTTGAGAATTCATTTGGTCCGACAGGAAGGCCTTTATCCAAGCCAGGTCGGGTTCTGATGGGACAGGGCCGCCTGATGAAGCAGGGTCGCCGGAAGTCCCAGCCTAAGGTTTTCTTCCTCTTCAACGACGTGCTGGTGTACGGCAGCATCATACTGAACGGCCGCTGGCACAAAAAACAGAAGATGATCCCTCTAGGTGAGCAACTGCATCTGCTCTTTCCTGTGGCCGAGCAGAACACTTTTATCCAGTCAGGCAGAAAGATAGTGATCAAACTAGCATTTGTATCTAAAGCTCCATACAAGATATAGTGACCAAGTATTTGCTGTTGCTTTGGTGTTGCCTTTTCACAACAAGACAATACAATGGAGgtcaatttaattaaatttatgcTGCGCAAAACAATGAAAACCTTCATTGCAAGTCAAGGCAAAGTCAGAACAGATGTTGATTTGTTGATTGAACTGCATTCAACTCAATTCATGCCTGGTCCTGTTGTGCAGAAATGAGAAGTTTACAGGTAGAAAAGCACAGAGATCTGTTTTTCTGGACAAGCGTGTTGACTATACTATAGTATCCACATATTTTTTGCGCTGTTACCAATATGCCATCTTCACTGTCATTTCAGAGGACATCCAGATGGAGGACATGGAGAACAGTGAGGGATTGGGGAACCAATGGCTGATGCGTACACCACGCAAGTCGTTTTTTGTGTCCGCCGATACTTGCGAGGAGAAGCGGGCCTGGATGGAGCACATCGAAGACTGCCGGTCAAAACTGCTGCAGGGCGGCAGCATCAGCCGACCCACTTCCGCCTTAGCCGTCACCTGGATCCCAGACCAGGCCGCCTTCAAATGCATGCGCTGCCTCAAGAAGTTCACTACGACCAAACGCCGGCACCACTGCCGACAATGTGGCTTTTTGGTCTGCAATGCGTGCTCCAAGAAGCGTGCGGTTTTAGGCCACATTCACCCCACCAAGCAGTTGAGGGTCTGCAGCCTCTGCCACACCAGGAATAAGGAAGATGAGCTGTCTCGCCTGAGAGGAGACAGCGCTGGAAAGAACAGCTCAGAGGAGGACTATGAGGCAGCATccagtgatgaagaggagggagaggagatgaTGCAGAAGCACGGTGATAGCTCCTGGCTGAACTCCCGCATGGGCACCTGGGGACACACGGGCACCTATGTTTACCCAAGGCCAATGAATCAGCGGCCCCAATCAGAGCCGGCCCTGGGCATGGGCATCATAAGCGGATGTTAGGGGTGTCATCCATCCATAAGGGCAAACCAAATGACGGACAAAttgtttttacatatataacttttataacttttttttactcataccattttaatattattatttttacactaAAATCCCACAACAACATAACTACCTAGCCTTACATTAGTCAGGGCTGGCTCTGGCCCCAATAAAACACAACCACATCAAGACTAGTACAGTCTCTCAGATATGTTCACCATcaaactgtatatatgtatataatgaaGAGTATTGGACTTTTGAATGGATTAAGATGACACAAAGCTGATCCAATGCAATAGCAGTGGGTGAAAAGTCAATTGAAGGATCATTAAAAAGAGAATTATGTGTTCAATTTGCTGCCGTCATGACTGCACCTTTGACGTGCTTCATGCTTCATGGGAACACTTGGAGTGACAAGGCACCAATTATCTTCTCAGAGTGTAATTATTATTTGATGTCAGAGGATGTTgagtagaacattttattcaggCGTTGGCAAGTGTCGGCCGCTGTTTACATATAAGAAAGCTTTTGCACTTCATACTGTATCTGCTCTTTCATTTGGCTTCGAAATGAGCTAataaaaccccccaaaaagcaCTTACAAAACAGATAAAggatttgtgtttgttgtgattatttgattattgaGAGTCATGTTTGTTTGTCGAATGCTGCTATACCAAGTGAAACTGTTAATATGACAATTACTCCTGCATCTTTgtaattatttgttttgtttgaactttACTCCTACACTttacactgtatattttttatatgtaaaatgttttcagcccTAATATCTAAAATGTATCTGTGATTTTTGTCATGATAGTTATTTTTACCTATTGTATGTCCTTTGGGTGTAGTTTTTTATAAAAGTCATTATAGGTTTCTACCACAccctttttttatgttttatacgtgtgaaacaaataaacaaacatacatactAAACATGCACCAATCTTACTTTTTGTGTCATAATTCCAATACTTATACATTGTCTTCCTAAATTTACAATATGTAAAACTTGCTGTTGGTATCATTGTTCAGGagctcaaataaataaataattatgaaaCTAATAATCACATGAATAAATTAGaagaaacacaataaataattacaaaataattgataatattaaactaattaataattaatttaaggAATAATTAAAACTCAACTcattataaaatgttatcatTCCTTCTCAAATTTCATAATTACACTCATTTAGAGGACTTTTTTTCCataatagacatttttatttcaaaatgcccTTCTTAAAAAGTctgcttttatttcattatgGCATTTTTCCCAATGACACATTTCATTACAAGCTTGAGATGAAAAATATCttcaatgaaataaaaaatgatatcttataaatttaatttatgaaaataaatgacgaaataacatttcataattGAGTTGAGCTTCAATATTTCtccaattatttaaaaaaatattgtttcatttagatattttacatGATTTATTCATATGATTATttcataatgtttttatttatttaatgttgaaCATGTTAGGATTCTTTATTTTGTTCTGCATACATGAGGCTGAAATCTCACATCACTTCTTGATTACAAGTGGAGTTGCATGAATTAGATTGCTCCAGGAGGTTTATAAGACTGCACTGTTGTTGATTTAAATACACAGGGTGTTAATGCATAAGATACGTTTAACAGGAGTAGCCCATAGAGACCAGAGCTCCCAACAATTAGAGCAGGGACATTTTATTGTCAAGGGAGGACAGTAACATTATTGACATTTTGGAATAACTGGTGCTTTCCTAAGAACTAATAACAGGTTTTATGAACAACTCACAACGTCAAATCCTTTCTAATCTTAGGGTGAATCTTTCCCTTGAATGTACTGTGTCAAACCTGTTTGACTTCTCCTCACCAGAACGAGGAAACGTGAACTATTTTCCTGCAAAAAGACAAATTTGCACAACTGGAGCATTGTCAGTAATGCTGGTAAATGCAGGTGTTGTTTTTGGAGCATGTCATCAAGAAGCACTTCTGTATttatacagtaaacacacataATCTGCTGTCACTCAAGTCTTTAGAGACGATGTGAAAGCTTCTCTGAGAAATGTCCACTCTGCTGTTCTGTATCATAActgaaaaacacatcacatttGAGAAATACAACCTCAAGCCATTACTGTGTACCACTAAAACACAGTCTATCTTCACAATGATCTGACAAAAAGGGGACATTAATGAATATatagaaat from Sebastes fasciatus isolate fSebFas1 chromosome 13, fSebFas1.pri, whole genome shotgun sequence encodes the following:
- the LOC141780346 gene encoding pleckstrin homology domain-containing family F member 2-like gives rise to the protein MDLLTFERENIERIQAVENSFGPTGRPLSKPGRVLMGQGRLMKQGRRKSQPKVFFLFNDVLVYGSIILNGRWHKKQKMIPLEDIQMEDMENSEGLGNQWLMRTPRKSFFVSADTCEEKRAWMEHIEDCRSKLLQGGSISRPTSALAVTWIPDQAAFKCMRCLKKFTTTKRRHHCRQCGFLVCNACSKKRAVLGHIHPTKQLRVCSLCHTRNKEDELSRLRGDSAGKNSSEEDYEAASSDEEEGEEMMQKHGDSSWLNSRMGTWGHTGTYVYPRPMNQRPQSEPALGMGIISGC
- the bglap gene encoding osteocalcin, giving the protein MKTLVILVLCSLAVICLTSDASTGSQPADSPAQEGLFVEREQASEVVRQKRAAGQLSLTQLESLREVCEANLGCEDMMDTQGIIAAYTAYYGPIPY